From the genome of Primulina huaijiensis isolate GDHJ02 chromosome 11, ASM1229523v2, whole genome shotgun sequence:
TTTGCAAGTTGGAGGATGAATCTATTGCTCATCTGTTTTACGAATGTCCTTGCACTAAGATCATTTGGGATAGAATTCGAAGATGACTAGGTATCAAGAAGTGTATGGGATCTCCTTCGGCAATCTTGCATGCGTTTCGTTCAGTTTACAGGGGCAATTCGAATATAGCAAGACTGAGATTCACGGCTATGGCATCTACGATGTACCACGTCTGGAGCATGCGCAACCGGGTTATGTTTGATGGAGAAAAACTGCAGGTAGACGACATTGTCCGGAAAATACAGATTCATTCTTATCGATGTTTACCACAAGTTGTTGAAACAATGTGTGTGCTACCTTAGTCTGCGTTATTGATCGGATTTTGGTGAGACTATGATATATTGTTTTTCGGTACTCGTGTGTTATGATGCGTTTTCTTCTTAGTCGCATTCTGATTACCTGAGCATGCCCAGTGTACTTGTATCTGTAAACTTTTTACCTTTTTAATAGAATTAGtttcgttaaaaaaaataaattataaataaataaataattatgcaccatttaattataatttaaattagtaAGAATAATGAACAATTATGTACATTATCAATCAATTTACTATTTTAGTTCATTAACTTGTATTTTCTAATTCTTagattttttttggaattaCTAATATAATACCGAACTACTTCGcttcaatattcaaataactaaaaactaaaataagaaaaattaaaaaatagtatattaaatttatgaatttactaataagataataaaaataaatatttacaaGTTATTAGAGAAAAGAGTCGGTTTAATGTGAAacgatttcatatattttttaaaatacataattatatttaaaataaaaattaatattttttataaataaatcaaataaaatatatatggagTTATCTTATCCCTATCCTATTCATTACACATACATTATAGTATACGTACAAACAAGTCAAAGCAAACCGCTCAAAAATTCTTAAATGCACCTCGCCATCCATTTAATGCTTCTTACTCGATTTTCAGACATCCTATTAATTAACACCCGTTCCCTGTCGCCGCCCGCTCAATCTCTCCGGCGATAAAAGCGCCTCCGGGTCGCCGCTCCTCAGCCGGCTCGGCGAGAACAGCGTCGTCACACCTGAAGATCTATGCAAACATTGGGCTTGCGAATGATTTGCTCCGCCGGGAGGAGcatccgccgccgccgccgacTCCTCCACCGCTTGATAAGCAGGTGCGGAAGCTTGACTCTGATAACGGGAGGAAGCTGCCTATACTAGGCCTTCGAAAGAATGGGGATTTCATGCCCCGGTAGTAACGGGAGGAGAAGACCCTATGTTTTGTTAGCGCGGTGAAAGGAGATGGACGTTTGCACCAGAAGCCTCCTCCGACACCGAGAGCTCGTCGGTATCTGCACGGCGAGGCTGTTACTGGCTCCAAGACTAATCTCTCTGATTCTATGTTTCTTTCGAATCCAAAAGAGTACGATCGCTTTAACAAGAAATCCCGGCGGTTGAATCTGTCTTCCGATTGACTCCTCCTCCTCGGCGAAGGTTCCTGCGTGATTTCTCCGGCCCCCACCACCTCCGCTTCGATCGTTGTTTCTGCCAACGGCTCGAGAATCGTGCTCGTGAACAGAATTTCATCTAAACTCGGTCTAATCCTTGCTGCCATTAATGGAGTAAACGGCGACTCCTGACGGAATATTCCCGCGCGGCAGAGCGGGCAATTCGGGTGAGAACGAAGCCATATGTCTATACAGTCTATGTGGAAGGCGTGTGAACAAACCGGAAGTGTACGGACATAGTCTTCCTCCTCGAATTCAATCAAACACACCGCGCAATCATGTAAGCCACTCTTGTGAATGTACGCGGAGAGGGGAATGGTTTTGATAACCGAATCGTCGAGGCCATATGGCGAGAGCACGCTGAAGGCATCGTTGTGGTCGAAAGAATAAGGTTGCGACTCGATATCTCCGGCAGATGATGACGGGACATACACCCTGCGATGGAGACGCCACCTTCTGTAGCGGCGGTAGTTATGTAGGAAATGGCGGGAGAGGAGGCGGGAGTACGTGATGATGACAAAGGCCGTCACGATTAGGACCACCATGGCAATTAAAGGTGGACTAAAGTCCACCGGTATTTTAGACTGAGGCGGAGAGGATGCATGGGAAGAAGTCGCGGAGGGCAGTGGTGGCTCTAGAAAGGAGCTGGTTGCGGTTACTGGGGAGGCAGACTGTTGCTGTGGGTGGAAGAGGACGTATCGGTGAAGCGGCGCCGGCGCATGGGCTAGCCGACGGTGAGCCATGGTGGTGGCGATGGCGGCGGCAGTGGTTTTGATCTTTGTGAGGATTTATTTGAAAGCGCACAGATTAGAAGGTGCAGGTGGGTCGATTGATTTTGGTTCGGTAGTGGATTTTGTGTATGGTAGGCGATTGACACgtcattttaataaatttaatgcCAATAGACTTTTTTTAAGTAACAACttatttttactatttaataataataattaaatataaatattttatatttaagattactaattaattatataatatttctctATTCTAAAATCTTACAAAATAATATGTGAAAGATCCTATCATTAAAATTCTCATTCTTTAAAAGTTAATGAAACGTGATCTACTCGTTTTTTAGATTTGcgcaaaataaattaattaatagattttgaaaatttgtaaTTAATTCATCACATGAGGGATCATTAATGATGTTCCTACTTTTTGGACTTGTAGACTTGTAGTGTGCGAGGAGAAACAAGGGTAACTTGGATGGTAGGATATACGGTGTTTTTACCAAGAGGGCAGTGGTTCATTCACTTCCTATCATTTCAGCTTAATTTGAGTATGTTATATAAGACTTGTATAATATAGTTTATTTGATCGGCATAATTTATTGAGTAGTGTGTTGATTTTTcgagaaattggccttcagtctttagccgtcgattttttttgtgttcaattCCTAgttacttttttagtaccacaattttgtagATAAGAGGTGaattcaaagaaatattttgattatggatTTTTCATGAGCATTTTttaagttaataaaaaaaattttggtttggGTCcataaatttgatatgaaattgcTTTTAATATGACTTGTCTCTTTCCAAGGTTTCCTTACACTAAGCATTTATAGCTTATGACATGACATGCTACATTTTAAACCCCTATAGTTAATTAACAAGATAAGCCCATCAACATGTGTGACTATTCATAATCGTGGAATTTTGACGTAAAGAAATCTCCTATTAcccacaaacaaacaaaaatgagTAAGTTTTTTTTGAAACggtatcataaatttttatttataagacGGATCaattctatcgatattcacaataaaaagtaatatttttagcataaaaagtataatttttcatggatgtctcaaataaaagattcgactcacgaaattgatctgtgagaccgtctcagaaGAGTTTTTGTGAACAAAAATATTTCCCTTTGCAACACGTTATCTTTAAGTGTAGGActcaactaaattttttttttatggaattttCAAGTTGGTGCCATAACTCTTCCTATAACTTGTactgtaaataaataatagaatgaaatataatttttttttattttaaaatgaaaagaatataaaacataaatttttggaattttcaaGTTGGTGCCATAATTCTTCCTTTAACTTGTATTGTAAATAATTAtagaatgaaatatttttttaaaaattttaaaatgaaaagaatgtaaaacataaaagaaaaaagtcTAAATTTAATCCGAACTTATGGAAATAAAAATCAGCACTTCCTTGtactataatttgaaaaattcttCGTGTATTGAGTTTTGCTTCATAGAGACGGATTTTGGTTCCGGTGAGTTGACCTAAAGTCATAATTCTtgaaaaagaaacaagaaatgCTCATGAATTGAACAGATTGACAGCATATTGCAAACTAAAATACATGTGAACCATTTTGGGAATGACAGATGAATCACTCTAAAGCCACGAAATGAACACACCTCATTATGAGATTCATCCCACAAATACGTCTTCATGCACCGATCTTAGATGTTCTTGGACTGCGATTTTCGCATTCAGAGGCACTCGGCTACAACTCATGATTCATCCATCATTCAAACATGTCATTTTATTCAGTTCTATATAACACAAAACAATCACTTCCCTGATGACTCTTCATAGGAATGCACACACATCTCACTTGACTAACTCATTGGATATCAGGAAACGGAAGGCGAAATTGTGAGAAATCCAATCGATCTTTTTGCGGTATTTTCCTTGCTGAAAACTCTTTCTCAGAGAATCGGGCATCGAAAGCTCAAGCATCTCTGCCACCCCAGATGGAGATAACCCCATTTCCTTTACGAAATACTCCACGTTTTTCGCTATGTGCAGCCTTTGATCTTTATGTTTCCTGATGTTCATTCGAATGTACTCTTCTTTCGCTATTTCTAGGTcctgaaaaattttctttggCGTATATAAACGAACCTGGAATAAGTTACAGAACGGATTAAAGTATTCCCAAAacacataaaatttaaacttatgTAAATGGCTGCAGCTTACTAATGGATCCGATTGGCATCCTAAGCAAATCGCAAAATGTAACCGAGGCTCCGGACTCTTTATGGCAAACGATTTTCGAGGTTCTCCGGATTTAAACTTTGTCTTGGGGAAGAACCATGAGTGAAGCCACTGCAAGAAAGGAATGGAGTTCCATTAGGCCATGAAGTTTGATTGTTTGGCAATATTTGCACGTTTAGGCCTTCACCCAAAAACAGAATGCCAGTTTTTAACGACTCGCAACTCAAAAAATGGATTATTTTGAACTCAAATTCAGGTTGACTCAGCTCAGGAGCGGGAGCTAGTTCGATCATTTTGCGTACAAAATCAGCTCGGGAGCTGGTTTCGATCATTTTGCgtacaaaatcaaataatacTTGAGCGAATTCGATTCATTTGCACCCCTACTTTGAAGTAATACCTGAGAAGGACGAGGCATACGACATCCCAGTATCGAGCCTTGAATATTGTCAACGCTAATGATGTGGCCTCCTATGTTATATGCAGCCTGAATCCATAAGATTATTTATAACaccttataaaaaaaaattgaagaattgGAGATTAAGGAATGTGACAATATAATTCACTACCTTGAGAgctaaagagatcctcttttgATTTCCTCTTGGAATCCCATGAACCAAGAATGCCTGCATCATTATAAATGAGTTGCCATAGATTCAGACATTGTAATTTCTAAAACAACCGAAACTTAATGGTTTCAGGACAATAATAAGAAGGAACAGATAAGAACATTTGTCTGCTCGATTTAAATTTTGGTCAACCGTTCGGTTGTTAAATCCTTACGTGCATTACTATAGCGTTGTGAACGTTGACCCAGAATGCTAATTTCTCTTCGTGTTTTAGTTTTCCGGGATCGACTGTTGCCAACCTAGAAATGAGAAACCTGAAAAGAGTAGTAAAAACATTACAAAGCAAAACAAGCATTGTGTAAGACCGAATGGTTGTCGCAATACAAAGAAAACCATCAGCACAACTCGAATACTCGATGGCCAACATAGACGGCTGCAGACTCcaaaaaaagaaatcaaaagCTAAAGGATTTGAAGTACCTAAACTTTTGCAGCAAGACTTCAACAGAATTTAGCCTCTGGGGCTCTCGAACAATGCCTTGTACCTTGATGATGGAGCGGAAAGATCCACTAAAATCTTTGGATGTTTCAACTTGGAAAGGATTGTTCATCCACGAATTAGAAGACGGATTTTCTTCACATGATAAGCTTCTCAAGTGATGTTGTCCTTGTGAAGATAATTTACTCGGTGGCGATGTATGTGGGCTAGAATTTGCTCCTTGAATGAACAAAGGAGGATCAGAAAGGTGGCAGTATATTGTTGAGATGCACTTTATCATCTCCTCAGAAATCCAGTTGGGCGTTTCACGAACACGGTTGGGAAACCTTGAGCCGAGAAAATCTGCCAAACTGGCATTTGAAGTCGACTCTTGTGCCCGCTGGTGAAACGACACAAGAACATCAGACCCATATGAATCAAAATTTGCAACGAAATATTGCCCGAGTAAGTACTAAGAATAGGTAAGATCATAACCAATGTTTTCCTGAGAATCAAATATTAATTACCTCTAGCATCGAGAGAGGCAAGGAATGATAAGAGTCAACAGCTTCGGCAAAAGCTTCAAATGGAGGTGAGGTTCTAAAGGAAGCAGCTGAATACTGAGACAATGAAGAATGGCTTCTGTCAATGCCATTATAAACAAGAGTTTCTGCTCCCAAGATATCATCACATCTCCAAAGTGTATCGCCTCCTGGATTGTCGTTTTTTGCAGATTTGCTGTATCTAATGAATGAGTCTTCACTCGCCGATCCTAAATTGGTTCTTGGCAGTTCAAGAACCACGTAACCATTTGTTCTTGAATCGGTTTTCTGTTGTTCGTCCACCGTAGGTAAGGAAGATACCCTTTTGGCGAAATTTCGCCTATACATAGCTAGAAGATACTTCTCCAAGTACACCACTTCCATTTCCAAAAGGGCGATTTCTTTAATGAGATTCTCAGCTGGCTGGACATAAAAAAAGGTGGGAACCTGTGAGAATTTGAGAGAgaacataaatattttcgaTGACAAATCAAGAACAGAACCTGGGAAAGTGATTTATATGCAGGATCATCTAACAGAGGCTGGCAATTCATAGCCTTCTCAAGTGCAGATCGAACCGCTGTTTGGCTTTCTAGTTGTTTCCGAAGCTGTGATATctaccccaaaaaaaaaaaacaacacgtcaaaattctttttttttttttcatttttcttggcTTAATATGTTCATATATTAAACACAGCATTAAGATTTCATTTCTGCATAGAGCAGATTTCAGTTATCGGTCTTCTATGTGATTTTCCACATCATCGTGTTTTCCCAAAACATAAATTATTCACATATCGAATTGACTTGAAAGATCAAAGGGAATAGCAAACAAACATGATCCGCCGACGAAATTTACCTCTTCTATCAACAGATTTTGGGTCTCCCCTGGGGACAACTGTCTCTTCTTGCGTTCAAAGTTCTTCAGATTTCCCATAATCAAAGTATTTAACCTTTGCAAAGAAGTTGAAGTCTTGCCAAGTAAAACTTTATTTATCCCTATGCAATATCAAAAGAGTTCCTAAATACAGAAAACCTCATATTTCACGCCTTAATAGTCTCCAAAATTACGTTATTGACAATAAAAACTTCGACCCACTTTCCCATTTTAGAAAACAATCCCATTAAAACTTTTTGCCAATTTACATAGCAAGAACAATCAGCAAATGGAAACAAGAATGTGCATGAAAAGGAAAGGGtaaaaaacaataacaatatcTCTCAGAACCTAAAACGCAGCAAATTCAACCTGCATTTAATTTCAACTGATTTTTAGATTCATCAAAGCATTAAATACAGATTCTTTGGAGTATAAAATTCTCCACGGTGGAACCAAACTCAGACCACTGCTGTTACAGCATTAAATGCAGGAGGCAGATATTCCGACAGAAATTGACGAGTCCCTTAAGGGAAACGATTTCCGATGTAAGAAAGCTCCAAGAAACATTAATTTTGTGAAAACTAGAGACCTCAGCAAAAGGGGTTGATGCAGGGACTCGGAGAAAGACTGCtcagttttatttaaaaaaatcttgaaaatccgAGTCAAAATCTGATGTGTTTCAATAACCAATTGGgttttaaatatgattttctcGAATCAAATCAAGAAACTTATGTCGTGGACGATGACATTGGCCTCGCAATGCAATGTTCGTACTGGATTTATTGTTTTTACATTATTCACATTTaaagaaagataaaaataaaaataaaatttacctCCCTTTATTGTCTATCTTATTTAGTTGATCTGATATCCATTTTCTGCCATTGGGATCTTTTTATATAAAGCATAATAtttccaaatctttttttactatttttatgtaatatataaacataaaaaaagttggtctcttgttagacggtcccacaaatctttatctgtgagacggatcaaccctatcgatattcagcataaaaaataatactcttagcataagaagtaatattttttcatggatgacccaaataagagatctgtctcataaaatacgacccgtgaaaccgtttcATATAAGTTTTTGCCAACATTAAAAATTTTTGCGAAACCGTCTTATGGATCAATTTTGTAAAACGGGTTTTTGACTCGACTCAACTCAACTCATTAAAAGTGTcattttttaagcaaaaaatattatttttatgatatttatggATATGTTCAATTCGTCTCATGTATAAAAATCCATAAGACCgtctcaaaaaaaaaactttctcaTATATAAATTAGGAGGTTTTGATCACTTTAATCGTGAAATCCATTattaagtatttttttatttttagtcatTTCCACAATAGAATATTGTTTTCCATTGATTAATGATAAATCCACACGTAAATATGTACATTTTGAAAGTATTCAAATATACATGCAATAATTTTAACACGCAGGAGTAAAATATgcaatatatttgaaatttctaTATGGTGTTGCTGAAATCCGAGATGGTAGCTGGGATGTCGGATCTTCACTTAGGAAGCTCGGATCGGACCTTCGAAATCTGGAAACACAAACGAAAACGTTAAAAGGGCAATATgcaatatatttgaaattcctATCCTTCACAAAGTAAATTTCACCCTGATTATCTCATAAATTTATTTCGTTTGAATAGCAACGGATTCGCGCGTGTTATGGGAATTCAAAGACTCAGTGATATTCTAGTGCTCACGATTTTCACCCCGTGTAGCATGGAGAAATCTATTTTCGTATGTTTGGAAAATCGGTTCTGATTTTTAGTTCATCCTCATTCCTCGTGAATAAGCCATTCGAAAATATACATTAGTTACATTAGATTAGTAAAGCTAAAAAGTCGTGAAAAGGGATTTTTTACATAGCAATTAGCTTTTGGACCTCAAAAGAAGTGAaagtttaaatttcaaaacaaaaaagtaTAAAGGAATGATTCAAGAAATAGGCCAATTTTCGGTATTGTTTTGCATGGCCTAGTCCCCTCAAGTCACAATAACAAAAAGGAACGCTAATCACAAAGGGAATCTACTTTTCATGTTTATGGTACTTGGTGTCATTTGCTTGGTGGAAAAAAGTATGGTCATGTATAAGATTTCAATTCCAAAATTaaattagatatttaaaaaaaaacaaattaggaGGTATTCG
Proteins encoded in this window:
- the LOC140987367 gene encoding uncharacterized protein isoform X2, whose translation is MGNLKNFERKKRQLSPGETQNLLIEEISQLRKQLESQTAVRSALEKAMNCQPLLDDPAYKSLSQPAENLIKEIALLEMEVVYLEKYLLAMYRRNFAKRVSSLPTVDEQQKTDSRTNGYVVLELPRTNLGSASEDSFIRYSKSAKNDNPGGDTLWRCDDILGAETLVYNGIDRSHSSLSQYSAASFRTSPPFEAFAEAVDSYHSLPLSMLERAQESTSNASLADFLGSRFPNRVRETPNWISEEMIKCISTIYCHLSDPPLFIQGANSSPHTSPPSKLSSQGQHHLRSLSCEENPSSNSWMNNPFQVETSKDFSGSFRSIIKVQGIVREPQRLNSVEVLLQKFRFLISRLATVDPGKLKHEEKLAFWVNVHNAIVMHAFLVHGIPRGNQKRISLALKAAYNIGGHIISVDNIQGSILGCRMPRPSQWLHSWFFPKTKFKSGEPRKSFAIKSPEPRLHFAICLGCQSDPLDLEIAKEEYIRMNIRKHKDQRLHIAKNVEYFVKEMGLSPSGVAEMLELSMPDSLRKSFQQGKYRKKIDWISHNFAFRFLISNELVK
- the LOC140987367 gene encoding uncharacterized protein isoform X1 — protein: MGNLKNFERKKRQLSPGETQNLLIEEISQLRKQLESQTAVRSALEKAMNCQPLLDDPAYKSLSQPAENLIKEIALLEMEVVYLEKYLLAMYRRNFAKRVSSLPTVDEQQKTDSRTNGYVVLELPRTNLGSASEDSFIRYSKSAKNDNPGGDTLWRCDDILGAETLVYNGIDRSHSSLSQYSAASFRTSPPFEAFAEAVDSYHSLPLSMLERAQESTSNASLADFLGSRFPNRVRETPNWISEEMIKCISTIYCHLSDPPLFIQGANSSPHTSPPSKLSSQGQHHLRSLSCEENPSSNSWMNNPFQVETSKDFSGSFRSIIKVQGIVREPQRLNSVEVLLQKFRFLISRLATVDPGKLKHEEKLAFWVNVHNAIVMHAFLVHGIPRGNQKRISLALKAAYNIGGHIISVDNIQGSILGCRMPRPSQWLHSWFFPKTKFKSGEPRKSFAIKSPEPRLHFAICLGCQSDPLVRLYTPKKIFQDLEIAKEEYIRMNIRKHKDQRLHIAKNVEYFVKEMGLSPSGVAEMLELSMPDSLRKSFQQGKYRKKIDWISHNFAFRFLISNELVK